From the genome of Deinococcus sp. JMULE3, one region includes:
- a CDS encoding N-acetyltransferase family protein yields MTAVQVRRLTPEDAPAYRMARLAALQEDPAAFLMTAPEFAAQAEEALAARLAPDAAGVTLGAFVDGQLLGLLTLVRETAPPLAHRVNVYGVSVAPGARGQGLGEALVRAGVALARSWVGVTSLHLAVMDSQDAARRLYERCGFRVWGTQPDAVHRDGRVHAEHWLVLKC; encoded by the coding sequence GTGACGGCCGTGCAGGTCCGCCGCCTGACCCCCGAGGACGCCCCGGCGTACCGCATGGCGCGGCTGGCGGCATTGCAGGAGGACCCGGCGGCGTTCCTGATGACCGCCCCGGAGTTCGCGGCGCAGGCTGAGGAGGCACTGGCCGCCCGTCTCGCGCCGGACGCGGCGGGCGTCACGCTGGGGGCCTTCGTGGACGGGCAGCTGCTGGGCCTGCTGACCCTGGTGCGCGAAACGGCCCCTCCGCTGGCGCACCGCGTCAATGTGTACGGCGTGTCCGTCGCCCCGGGGGCGCGCGGGCAGGGCCTCGGCGAGGCGCTCGTGCGGGCGGGGGTGGCGCTGGCGCGCTCGTGGGTGGGCGTGACGTCCCTGCACCTCGCCGTCATGGACTCGCAGGACGCGGCGCGGCGACTGTATGAACGCTGCGGCTTTCGCGTGTGGGGCACCCAGCCGGACGCCGTTCACCGCGATGGCCGCGTGCACGCCGAGCACTGGCTGGTCCTGAAGTGCTGA
- a CDS encoding S66 peptidase family protein, whose product MRPPRLVPGSRVAALSLSSGFVTEVMNRYRAGVRQVAREFGWEVVAAPNALRGPAFLAANPQARADDLHWALEAPDIHGMVSIIGGDDSVRLLPFLRPEVIRAHPKALLGFSDTTVTLTQFVRAGVMAYHGPALLTDLAENGGMHPFVVQGVRRALIDPPAPFDLAPAPGWTQVSPDWADEAAQDTPRTFDAGDGWVWLQGDAPAQGHLLGGCIEVLDMLNGTPGWPEPVLWRGAVLALETSEDVPPPRQVGYWLRNLAAQGILGGLAGLLLARPRRYTPEMVADLYAWVRRVLHEADRPDLPVVANVDFGHTSPQLTLPLGAPVRLDRGAGRVTVFP is encoded by the coding sequence GTGCGTCCGCCGCGGCTGGTTCCGGGGTCGCGGGTGGCGGCCCTGAGCCTCTCCAGCGGCTTCGTGACCGAGGTCATGAACCGCTACCGGGCCGGGGTGCGGCAGGTCGCGCGGGAATTCGGGTGGGAGGTCGTGGCCGCCCCGAACGCGCTGCGTGGCCCGGCGTTCCTGGCGGCGAACCCGCAAGCCCGCGCGGACGACCTGCACTGGGCGCTGGAGGCGCCGGACATTCACGGGATGGTGAGCATCATCGGCGGGGACGACAGCGTGCGCCTGCTGCCGTTCCTCCGCCCGGAGGTGATCCGCGCGCACCCCAAGGCGCTGCTGGGCTTCAGCGACACCACCGTGACCCTCACGCAGTTCGTGCGGGCCGGGGTCATGGCGTATCACGGTCCGGCGCTGCTGACCGACCTCGCGGAGAACGGCGGGATGCACCCCTTCGTGGTGCAGGGGGTGAGGCGTGCGCTGATCGATCCGCCCGCGCCGTTCGATCTGGCGCCCGCGCCCGGCTGGACGCAGGTCAGTCCGGACTGGGCCGACGAGGCCGCGCAGGACACGCCGCGGACCTTCGACGCCGGGGACGGCTGGGTGTGGCTGCAGGGCGACGCGCCCGCGCAGGGGCACCTGCTGGGCGGCTGCATCGAGGTGCTGGACATGCTGAATGGCACGCCCGGCTGGCCCGAACCGGTCCTGTGGCGCGGCGCGGTCCTGGCCCTGGAGACCAGCGAGGACGTCCCCCCGCCCCGGCAGGTGGGGTACTGGCTGCGCAACCTCGCCGCGCAGGGCATCCTGGGTGGGCTGGCGGGCCTGCTGCTGGCCCGCCCGCGCCGCTACACGCCCGAGATGGTCGCGGACCTGTACGCCTGGGTGCGCCGCGTCCTGCACGAGGCGGACCGACCTGACCTGCCGGTCGTGGCGAACGTGGATTTCGGGCACACCAGTCCGCAGCTGACCCTGCCGCTGGGCGCCCCGGTGCGGCTGGACCGCGGCGCGGGCCGCGTGACGGTGTTCCCCTGA
- a CDS encoding metallophosphoesterase, giving the protein MGSVRLLLLSDIHANHTALQAVLNDAEKRRYDQVIHLGDALGYGPHPREVLDVLRELDAICVLGNHDEMLLQYADGRKEVKDSIVSMALTWQLTRLSERDVAWVRLWRDGIDDPDVGARYRHGTPVSLDHYTDSVPAAREAFAQWQGRLGFVGHTHVPAAYATLNNSPVGDWVKVQAFPDGGSYMVAPSTRVILNPGSVGQPRDGNPKASYAIYDSVRGYYEVFRVAYDIERAQEAALEAGLPQVLAARLAIGK; this is encoded by the coding sequence ATGGGCAGTGTGCGGCTGCTGCTGCTTTCTGATATCCACGCGAACCACACCGCCCTGCAGGCGGTTCTGAACGACGCCGAGAAACGCCGGTACGATCAGGTCATCCACCTTGGCGACGCGCTCGGCTACGGCCCGCACCCGCGCGAGGTCCTGGACGTCCTGCGTGAACTGGACGCCATCTGCGTGCTCGGCAACCACGACGAGATGCTGCTGCAGTACGCCGACGGGCGCAAGGAAGTGAAGGACTCGATCGTCAGTATGGCCCTGACGTGGCAGCTGACCCGCCTGTCCGAACGGGATGTGGCGTGGGTGCGGCTGTGGCGTGACGGGATCGACGACCCGGACGTCGGCGCCCGCTACCGACACGGCACGCCCGTCAGCCTGGATCACTACACGGATTCCGTCCCGGCGGCCCGCGAGGCCTTCGCGCAGTGGCAGGGGCGCCTGGGCTTCGTGGGGCACACGCACGTCCCGGCGGCGTACGCCACGCTGAACAACTCCCCGGTAGGCGACTGGGTGAAGGTGCAGGCCTTCCCGGACGGCGGGAGTTACATGGTGGCGCCCAGCACCCGCGTGATCCTGAACCCCGGCAGTGTCGGTCAGCCGCGTGACGGGAACCCGAAGGCCAGTTACGCCATCTACGACTCGGTCCGCGGGTACTACGAGGTGTTCCGCGTCGCGTACGACATCGAACGCGCGCAGGAGGCGGCGCTGGAAGCGGGCCTGCCGCAGGTGCTCGCCGCGCGGCTCGCGATCGGCAAGTAA
- a CDS encoding DNA polymerase III, translated as MTTAADLHGPLLEQTGAFRGNALLLTGPARVGKLDVARAVAAQHNCQGARGMYGEACGACPSCRALAAGAHPDLLLVEPRATTSTGKVARRKLIPIGAVLSGRDKAREYETHVFEFLEVRPTFTRRVVIVQGAEYLGPEAANALLKLVEEPPHGALFVFLAEDLRAVLPTIVSRSARLNVTPVSDPALERALLRAGQGPDAELVAFAAGRAGVLNDPDPVRGALQDARELTNALGESLLAALEAAEALEKRFDPAWHPETLRFTWRDQPPHVRARADTALTALQEALEAYASPSLSFQVFALALRDAFGHA; from the coding sequence GTGACGACCGCCGCCGACCTGCACGGCCCGCTGCTGGAGCAGACCGGGGCCTTCCGGGGCAACGCGCTGCTCCTGACCGGCCCGGCCCGCGTCGGGAAGCTGGACGTGGCGCGCGCCGTGGCCGCGCAGCACAACTGTCAGGGCGCGCGGGGCATGTACGGCGAGGCCTGCGGGGCGTGCCCGTCGTGCCGGGCGCTGGCGGCCGGCGCGCACCCGGACCTGCTGCTCGTCGAGCCTCGCGCCACGACGAGCACCGGCAAGGTCGCGCGCCGCAAACTGATTCCCATCGGCGCGGTCCTGTCCGGTCGCGACAAGGCCCGCGAGTACGAGACGCACGTGTTCGAGTTCCTGGAGGTGCGGCCCACCTTCACGCGGCGCGTCGTGATCGTGCAGGGCGCCGAGTACCTCGGCCCGGAGGCCGCGAACGCCCTGCTGAAACTGGTGGAGGAACCCCCGCACGGCGCGCTGTTCGTGTTCCTCGCCGAGGACCTGCGCGCCGTGCTGCCCACCATCGTCAGCCGCAGCGCCCGCCTGAACGTCACGCCGGTCAGCGACCCGGCCCTGGAACGCGCCCTGCTGCGCGCCGGACAGGGACCCGACGCGGAACTCGTGGCGTTCGCCGCCGGACGCGCCGGGGTCCTGAACGACCCGGACCCGGTGCGCGGGGCGCTGCAGGACGCCCGCGAACTCACCAACGCGCTGGGGGAGAGCCTGCTGGCCGCGCTGGAGGCCGCCGAGGCACTGGAGAAACGCTTCGACCCGGCGTGGCATCCCGAGACGCTGCGCTTCACGTGGCGGGACCAGCCGCCGCACGTCCGCGCGCGGGCCGACACGGCCCTGACGGCGTTGCAGGAGGCGCTGGAGGCGTACGCCAGTCCCAGCCTGAGCTTCCAGGTGTTCGCGCTGGCGCTGCGGGACGCGTTCGGGCACGCCTGA
- a CDS encoding MBL fold metallo-hydrolase, which yields MSAPFTHGALRLWSVPTGPIQENAVLIAGAEQEGFLIDPGDDADRLLTLVRGSGVTVRGILLTHAHFDHIGAVQPLREALQVPVWLHPADLPLYRAGAQSAARWNLPFIQPADPDHAIAPGQAFTAGDLTLTVRFLPGHAPGHVVFTAPGLVVAGDTLFRGGIGRTDLPGGNHPQLLAGIREQLLTLPGDTAVYPGHGPRTTIATEAQTNPFLL from the coding sequence ATGAGTGCTCCTTTCACGCACGGCGCGCTGCGCCTCTGGTCGGTGCCGACCGGTCCCATTCAGGAGAACGCGGTCCTGATCGCCGGGGCCGAGCAGGAGGGGTTCCTGATTGACCCGGGCGACGACGCGGACCGCTTGCTGACGCTGGTGCGCGGATCGGGCGTGACGGTGCGCGGCATCCTGCTCACGCACGCGCACTTCGATCACATCGGCGCGGTGCAGCCCCTGCGCGAGGCCTTGCAGGTGCCGGTGTGGCTGCACCCGGCGGACCTGCCGCTGTACCGCGCGGGCGCGCAGAGTGCCGCGCGCTGGAACCTCCCGTTCATCCAGCCTGCCGATCCCGACCATGCGATCGCGCCGGGGCAGGCGTTCACGGCGGGCGACCTGACCCTCACGGTGCGGTTCCTGCCGGGGCACGCGCCGGGGCATGTGGTGTTCACCGCGCCGGGCCTCGTGGTCGCGGGGGACACGCTGTTCCGGGGTGGGATCGGCCGCACGGACCTGCCGGGCGGGAACCACCCGCAGCTCCTGGCGGGCATCCGCGAGCAGCTGCTGACCCTGCCGGGCGACACGGCGGTGTATCCGGGGCACGGGCCGCGCACGACGATTGCCACGGAAGCGCAGACGAACCCGTTCCTGCTATGA
- a CDS encoding S8 family peptidase — protein MNRTRLTGLLTLSVLLAACGQTPAQLTPDATQASAPAYVDGELLVQLNGGLSSQALTSLGALGVQSVETLATVNGAALLRARITDGQSVTAKAQQLQASGVVRFAEPNWTYQTQALPSDSYYTNGTLWGMKGNFGSGAETAWAAGKTGSDNVYVGIIDEGYQFDHPDLKNNAWLNPFDAVDGKDNDGNGYVDDTRGWDFANRDNTVYDGGTRGSLDAHGTHVAGTIGGTANDGGVVGVNHNVTFISGKFLGRRGGNTADAIKAVDYFTDLKTRHGLNIVATNNSWGGGGYSQAMYEAIVRAAKANILFVAAAGNSGTDNDATASYPSNYDTTAGAGYDAVIAVAAIDKAGALASFSQYGKTSVDIGAPGVAITSSVPYNKYSSYNGTSMATPHVTGGVALYASVNPNATAAQIRAAILGSATPTASLNGKTVTGGRLNVSGF, from the coding sequence ATGAACCGTACCCGTCTGACTGGCCTGCTGACCCTCTCCGTCCTCCTCGCCGCCTGCGGACAGACCCCCGCGCAGCTCACGCCCGACGCCACGCAGGCCAGCGCGCCCGCCTACGTGGACGGCGAACTGCTCGTGCAACTCAACGGCGGCCTCAGCAGCCAGGCCCTGACCAGCCTGGGCGCTCTGGGCGTGCAGAGCGTCGAGACGCTCGCCACCGTGAACGGCGCCGCGCTGCTGCGCGCCCGCATCACCGACGGGCAGAGCGTGACCGCCAAGGCGCAGCAGTTGCAGGCCAGCGGCGTCGTGCGCTTCGCGGAACCCAACTGGACGTACCAGACCCAGGCGCTGCCCAGCGACAGTTACTACACCAACGGCACGCTGTGGGGCATGAAGGGCAACTTCGGCTCGGGTGCCGAGACCGCCTGGGCCGCCGGGAAGACCGGCAGTGACAACGTATACGTGGGCATCATCGACGAGGGCTACCAGTTCGACCACCCGGATCTGAAGAACAACGCCTGGCTGAACCCCTTCGACGCGGTGGACGGCAAGGACAACGACGGCAACGGCTACGTGGACGACACGCGCGGCTGGGACTTCGCGAACCGTGACAATACGGTCTACGACGGCGGCACGCGCGGCAGCCTGGATGCGCACGGCACGCACGTCGCCGGGACGATCGGCGGCACCGCGAACGACGGCGGCGTGGTCGGCGTGAACCACAACGTCACGTTCATCAGCGGCAAGTTCCTGGGCCGCCGCGGCGGGAACACCGCCGACGCCATCAAGGCCGTGGACTACTTCACGGACCTCAAGACCCGCCACGGGCTGAACATCGTCGCCACGAACAACAGCTGGGGCGGCGGCGGCTACAGCCAGGCCATGTACGAGGCGATCGTCCGCGCCGCCAAGGCGAACATCCTGTTCGTCGCGGCCGCCGGGAACAGCGGCACCGACAACGACGCGACCGCCAGCTACCCCAGCAACTACGACACGACCGCCGGGGCCGGGTACGACGCCGTGATCGCCGTGGCCGCCATCGACAAGGCCGGCGCGCTGGCCTCGTTCAGCCAGTACGGGAAGACCAGCGTGGACATCGGCGCGCCCGGCGTGGCGATCACCAGCAGCGTGCCGTACAACAAGTACAGCAGCTACAACGGCACCAGCATGGCGACCCCGCACGTCACGGGCGGCGTCGCCCTGTACGCCAGCGTCAACCCGAACGCGACCGCCGCGCAGATCCGCGCCGCGATCCTCGGCAGCGCCACGCCCACCGCCAGCCTGAACGGCAAGACCGTCACCGGCGGCCGCCTGAACGTCAGCGGCTTCTAA
- a CDS encoding DUF2270 domain-containing protein, producing MPGTGLGPGAQAAAGLTDVSYSTNTANALIHLYRAEVGKMTAYRQRLDMTTNWSVVTTAGLSSFALGDVNNSHATFLFAMFMNYFFLRLEARRFRTYEIAHHRVRIMERFFYPAMLGDRVDPGWHQLLLAELSKPRSPMSRADALGWRLNRNYLWIYAAVLAAWFAKLDLAQPKGWVLEFPAAFSLADIGNFPGWLVFTLVGGFYAHLIALAARAARTYPLEEG from the coding sequence ATGCCAGGAACAGGGCTGGGACCGGGCGCGCAGGCCGCTGCGGGCCTCACCGACGTGAGCTACAGCACGAACACCGCCAACGCCCTGATCCACCTGTACCGAGCCGAGGTCGGCAAGATGACCGCGTACCGGCAGCGGCTGGACATGACGACCAACTGGTCCGTCGTGACCACCGCGGGCCTGTCGTCCTTCGCGCTGGGCGACGTGAACAACAGCCACGCGACGTTCCTGTTCGCGATGTTCATGAACTACTTCTTCCTGCGCCTGGAAGCCCGCCGGTTCCGCACGTACGAGATCGCGCACCACCGCGTGCGGATCATGGAGCGGTTCTTCTACCCCGCCATGCTGGGCGACCGCGTGGACCCCGGCTGGCACCAGCTGCTGCTGGCGGAACTGAGCAAGCCGCGCAGCCCCATGAGCCGCGCCGACGCGCTGGGCTGGCGCCTGAACCGCAACTACCTGTGGATCTACGCGGCGGTCCTCGCCGCGTGGTTCGCGAAACTGGACCTCGCGCAGCCCAAGGGCTGGGTGCTGGAATTCCCGGCGGCGTTCTCCCTGGCGGACATCGGGAACTTCCCCGGCTGGCTGGTGTTCACACTCGTGGGCGGCTTCTACGCGCACCTGATCGCCCTGGCCGCCCGCGCCGCACGCACCTACCCACTGGAGGAGGGCTGA
- a CDS encoding CDP-alcohol phosphatidyltransferase family protein, producing the protein MPPLARLNVNPQHVVLLHTALGLYAALLIRRGERVRPALLLQVKTLLDGLDGQLARATGQTTETGRYLDTEGDLLVNLALNVAILGRPGVPVTLLQSLILTVDFLWEREYRAARGEVFRAPAAQDGDDPIVLGALQAVYAAYFVPQERALDHVFQSRLRRVTGSATPGAAQRQAYTPLAVNALSANLGLATQFLLLGACVLAGRPHWYARSLGLQVLALAGAQVWREAQARTVGADQPSSSG; encoded by the coding sequence GTGCCGCCCCTGGCGCGGCTGAATGTCAACCCGCAGCACGTGGTGCTGCTGCACACCGCCCTGGGCCTGTACGCCGCGCTGCTCATCCGGCGCGGCGAACGCGTGCGGCCCGCGCTGCTCCTGCAGGTCAAGACGCTGCTTGACGGTCTGGACGGGCAGCTGGCCCGCGCGACCGGGCAGACCACCGAGACCGGCCGGTACCTGGACACCGAGGGGGACCTGCTGGTGAACCTCGCGCTGAACGTGGCGATCCTGGGCCGCCCGGGCGTGCCGGTCACGCTGCTGCAGAGCCTGATCCTGACCGTGGACTTCCTGTGGGAACGGGAATACCGTGCCGCGCGCGGTGAGGTGTTCCGGGCACCCGCCGCGCAGGACGGGGATGACCCGATCGTGCTGGGGGCGCTCCAGGCCGTGTACGCCGCGTACTTCGTGCCGCAGGAGCGGGCGCTGGACCACGTCTTCCAGAGCCGACTGCGCCGCGTGACCGGGTCGGCCACGCCGGGGGCGGCGCAGCGGCAGGCGTACACGCCGCTGGCCGTGAACGCCCTGAGCGCCAACCTGGGGCTGGCCACACAGTTCCTGCTGCTGGGCGCATGCGTCCTGGCGGGGCGCCCGCACTGGTACGCGCGCAGCCTGGGGCTTCAGGTGCTGGCCCTGGCCGGCGCGCAGGTGTGGCGGGAAGCGCAGGCCCGGACAGTCGGCGCGGATCAGCCCTCCTCCAGTGGGTAG
- a CDS encoding YqhA family protein: MTRSSPAPRPPNPEPSKREWFSEIIGRTRFVVLIAVIAVLLVSFSLFLQGTLLALHTIYDSWRDTFTQGIASQEGNIAVEFLEIVSTMLKAVVFYLIGVGLYSLFITPLNLTSALGVESLADLEQKVVSVIIVILGVTFLEHFVRWDKPLDTLYFAGALALAGGALVFFQRVHRGSGSDLGQPQSKVRARQELFEHHTEQRHIDDHDVQLAEQATQAKQEGKVDAEEGSG; this comes from the coding sequence GTGACCCGCTCCTCCCCTGCCCCGCGCCCACCGAACCCCGAACCGTCCAAGCGGGAGTGGTTCAGCGAGATCATCGGCCGCACGCGCTTCGTGGTGCTGATCGCAGTGATTGCCGTGCTGCTCGTGTCGTTCAGCCTGTTCCTGCAGGGGACGCTGCTGGCGCTGCACACCATCTACGATTCCTGGCGGGACACGTTCACGCAGGGCATCGCCAGTCAGGAGGGCAACATCGCCGTGGAATTCCTGGAGATCGTGAGCACCATGCTCAAGGCGGTGGTGTTCTACCTGATCGGGGTGGGCCTGTACTCGCTGTTCATCACGCCGCTGAACCTGACGTCCGCGCTGGGCGTCGAGAGCCTCGCGGATCTGGAGCAGAAGGTCGTGTCGGTGATCATCGTGATTCTGGGCGTGACGTTCCTGGAGCATTTCGTGCGCTGGGACAAACCGCTGGACACCCTGTACTTCGCGGGGGCGCTGGCGCTGGCGGGGGGCGCGCTGGTGTTCTTCCAGCGGGTGCACCGGGGTAGCGGTTCTGACCTGGGGCAGCCGCAGTCGAAGGTGCGCGCGCGGCAGGAACTGTTCGAGCACCACACCGAGCAGCGCCACATCGACGATCACGACGTGCAGCTGGCCGAGCAGGCCACCCAGGCCAAGCAGGAAGGCAAGGTGGACGCCGAGGAGGGCAGCGGCTGA
- a CDS encoding APH(3') family aminoglycoside O-phosphotransferase, with protein sequence MTAAPDRPTLPESLKRVLPAARWERVSGGQSGAQVWKSTRYVLKVQPRTAHAASTLQQERERLRWLAGRIPAPQVVAFETGGDQDFLAMTRLNGIPMSHPDARLHPERVVNLLARALRELHALPLRDCPFRQTLDVTLPLARERVQAGLIDGSDFDEERAGRSAVSVFNELARTRPPQDDLVVTHGDATLDNIILNGEYVEGLIDVGRLGIADRHADLALAHRSVRSELGERYATQFLDLYGRALVDDTKLAYYRLHDELF encoded by the coding sequence GTGACTGCCGCGCCTGACCGCCCCACTCTCCCTGAATCCCTGAAACGCGTGCTGCCCGCCGCCCGCTGGGAACGCGTGAGCGGCGGCCAGAGCGGCGCGCAGGTCTGGAAATCCACCCGCTACGTCCTGAAAGTGCAGCCCCGCACCGCACACGCTGCGAGCACCCTGCAACAGGAACGCGAGCGGCTGCGCTGGCTGGCCGGGCGCATTCCCGCCCCGCAGGTCGTGGCCTTCGAGACCGGAGGAGACCAGGACTTCCTGGCCATGACCCGCCTGAACGGCATTCCCATGAGCCACCCCGACGCCCGCCTGCATCCCGAACGGGTCGTGAACCTCCTGGCCCGCGCGCTGCGGGAACTGCACGCCCTGCCCCTGCGGGACTGCCCCTTCCGCCAGACGCTGGACGTCACCCTGCCCCTGGCCCGCGAACGCGTGCAGGCCGGACTGATCGATGGGAGCGACTTCGACGAAGAGCGCGCCGGACGCAGCGCCGTGAGCGTCTTCAACGAACTGGCCCGCACCCGCCCCCCCCAGGACGACCTCGTGGTCACGCACGGCGACGCCACGCTGGACAACATCATCCTGAACGGCGAGTACGTGGAAGGCCTGATCGACGTGGGCCGCCTCGGCATCGCCGACCGGCACGCCGACCTGGCCCTGGCCCACCGCAGTGTCCGCAGTGAACTGGGCGAACGCTACGCCACCCAGTTCCTCGACCTGTACGGCCGCGCCCTCGTGGACGACACGAAACTCGCGTACTACCGCCTGCACGACGAACTGTTCTGA
- a CDS encoding helix-turn-helix domain-containing protein produces MNEATTPTDEVLTLEELAAYLKVSETTAYTLVRSGEIPGRKVGREWRFLKARVTHWLMQAGTEEDMEKTGFVQRDELGGEFKQEGGQEYVALWLPITREEKAAQIEKATRDGVNVSELVADYLRSWVKA; encoded by the coding sequence ATGAACGAAGCGACGACCCCCACGGACGAGGTCCTGACCCTGGAGGAACTGGCCGCCTACCTGAAGGTGAGCGAAACCACCGCGTACACCCTGGTGCGCAGCGGTGAGATCCCGGGCCGCAAGGTCGGCCGGGAGTGGCGTTTCCTGAAAGCCCGCGTGACCCACTGGCTGATGCAGGCCGGGACGGAGGAAGACATGGAGAAGACCGGATTCGTGCAGCGCGATGAACTGGGCGGGGAATTCAAACAGGAAGGCGGCCAGGAATACGTGGCCCTCTGGCTCCCCATCACCCGCGAGGAGAAGGCCGCCCAGATCGAGAAGGCCACCCGTGACGGCGTGAACGTCAGCGAACTCGTCGCCGACTACCTCCGCAGCTGGGTCAAGGCGTAA